The genomic region TTAcaatgacattttagtcatttacatTATCACAATTATATGCACAATGAAAATGTCATAGGCTTCAATTAGATGCATGAGTGAAATTCCATTTGCTAATGTGACTTGCAGACTCATGGTCTTTGGTTCTGCTTTTGCTTTCACAGCCTAGATGCGCTGGTGCTGAGATTTGAAACTCCAGATTCCAGGAACAGATGGGACAGTCCACTTTTCACCATTCAGAAAGAAGACACACTTCCATTTGAAGCCATCTCTGATGCCATCTTCAAAAGGAAAGCACCCCCTCCTAACCAGTCGACACAGAGTGTAAGAAACTTGTTTACATGCATAAATCATAAAGTAATGTTTCTGCATGCAGTTGGTAGTTTCAGGTTTTAAGTGAAGTTTTTCATCCATCTGTTGCAGCAACCACTGTCATCTACAAACTTCTTGTATGAGCTGGACAAAGTCACACAAGATGTGTTGATGGTGAGAGCCTTCATATTTATCAGTAACTTCCTTTATTGTTTTTTCAATCCCTGCATTGGTCACCCCCctgctgttttcttctgtttctctgtttttctTTCAGGATCATTTGTTGAATGTATTATTTTTTAATGCATAACATTATTGCTTCAGTTGTGTTATTAAATACTGTCTGCAATGCTGTCTGTTGGAAGAATGTATATTGACTCTTTCTGTTTGTACCAGGCAATTCTCAACTCCCAGAAGACAAGTGTTCCAGGGGATCTCATTGCTGTTCCAGGAGCTACAGAAAAGATATCCTTTGCCACATTTTGCATGTTGCTCACATATACCCCCCTccttctaaaatgtattattttagtATTATTTATTTGACAGTCTCTCATGGACGTATTCTTTTTATTTTAATCACCACCTCACAACAGTCTAGCACCAACAGGAGTTAATGTCATCTTGTATCAAATAACTGGATCTCTTAGCATGGGGCTGTGGATAAATGGACATCCTTCAAAGAGTATCTTTCATTTGATGCAGTTGGTGGCGCAGCAACTGAGCCACCAGAAAGGTATCGCCATCAAACACATAGGATGTTTGAGACAGGGACCAAATCATTGGAAGCATGGCGACTGGCTTTTATCAGGATTCCGAAGCAGACTCAGAAACCAGTACTTTGTTGTTCCCCCTGCAGCTCACTTTGAACAACATAGCACAGGCAAAGTAGTGCTAGTGGAGTCTTGAACTACAACATGTGAGTTGAATATTGATTGTCTTCAGAGAGATGATGTTTCTGCACAGCCTTCTGAAAGCATACTTTCATCTCTTCAAATTGTGGTTTTGGGACATAAAGGGGCCGAAGCCAAATGTATTCGATACTGTAACCTTGCTTTCAGTTCTGACACATCAGAGAATTCATgagtgtttatcactgtgtttcctTAACCTGATGTCAAACATAGAACTGACCAGAAGTCTAAACATGGCAGAGCTCCGGAAACTACGACGCCAGTTCATCAGCTACACCAAGATGCACCCGACAGAGAATATTGGACACATTGCTAACATGTTTGTACAGTATCTAAACAAGAGTATACATTGATGACGTTTTATTTTAACGCCTTTGGATCAGGTCAATAAAATTAAGGAAATGCCTTGTATGATATGTTTACATTGTCTCAGACAAGTACATTCATTTTAagtgtctttgtgtgtctcttaATGTGTTTCAGAGGCTGCATCGAGGTTGCCCTTTTGGTATGAATCAAAATGGATCATATTTAGCTGTTAATGTTTCACAAAATTATATAAGACTGCAAACTTATTAGAGAGTAGTCTGGCAGGTTTTTGGGGTAAATCTGTAACAATCGGTCTATTAATTAGTACAATATAAATATTCTTTATCCAGTTTATTTTTGTCCTTAGGAGGCCAATGCAAGATGTTTCTATTGGGGTTTTCCCCATTGGTTTAGTATACTAAGCAGTCTTTACACAAAGCATAGATTAAAGTGACACTGCATGACTGCTCAATTTCTTAGTTtgtaatattttatatttgtcaATACGCATTGATTATTGCTTTTATTTCTATACTAGTCAAACATTGTGGGTGCAATGTATAATCCCTTAAATTCATAATACCAAGCTACAGAACCATACACTGACATTTAAGAATCATGGATTAATGTTTATTGAAACATGCACTACCCTGTACAATAGGATGGTCAGGGATTTTGTTAGCTGTTTTCAGTGAGAATACAGCACAATACAAAATGTCAGTTCACTTGTGGCTTCAGTCCTCCAAGCAGTGGGTCTGTGGGGATGTGCAATGAATTGGcctgcggctgaatctagttaatGGTCCCTGACGTAAGCAGGATAATTCCATCCGACTGCTGAGACTATTTCAGAGGTGTTTGATGCTTCATCGTTTTAGCCTGACGTGTGACCACTTCCCAAGTTAGGCTTTGCTGCCTGCTAATTGTAACACTTTGTCTTATCAATGACATAAATGTCATCATATGCCTGCTGATGCTATTGTAATTGCCAAACCAGGAGATTAAGAGAAATATGGTCTCATTTCAAAGAGTAAAATGTCGATTTTGATGAGAGCAACACTGACATTTATTTTCTTGAATATTCCTAAAGCATTTAGAAAGAGAACATGTTTTCCTTGTGGAGTTCTATTCCATCTCAGTGGTTTCTCATTAATGACCAGCAAGCCCATAGGCTTTGTATTATCACCCTGTGCTTTTCAGATTGCCTTCACTTTGTTCCTAGGGAGACATTGGCGCAAAATCCACTCTCTGTCATTCATTCAGACTAAACGCAGATGGCAGTGGACAAGTCTTTGTGCTAACCCAGTCTAAAAATAGAGTCCCCATTCCCTTATCAGTGGACAAGTCTTTGTGCTAACCCAGTCTAAAAATAGAGTCCCCATTCCCTTATCAGTGGACAAGTCTTTGTGCTAACCCAGTCTAAAAATAGAGTCCCCATTCCCTTATCAGTACCTCTGACCTTGAGGCTTCCGCTCCAGGTCCTACGTGATCTGAAAATGGTGTAGGCTACAGAGTATCACGATGCCataatacatttattttattctCCTTCCCTTATCAATTCATTTAGTGGTCCATTTATTTTATTCTTCTTACCTTATCAATTCATTATaaggcggcagatagcctagtagTTTGAATGtaggactagtaacagaaaggttgcaagatcaaacccttgagctgacaaggtaaaaatctgtcgttctgccactgaacaaggcagttaacccactgttcctcgttgaaaataagaatttgtttttaactgacttgcctagtaaaataaataaaatctagaGTAGTCCATTTATTTGGATGCTTTTAAACTGTCTTTTTAGATCACCCAAAGAGCTATGCCAGTTTATATGGCTCTATAAATATCATACTAGATTTTTGGTTTAACCAAGTTCTGTCACATAGCTATGGATTAACAGCACCTTTCTCTAATTGGCTCAAATGTTCTTGTCCTGTACTTCAACCTTGACCCTGGCAAACAAACAGTGGATTTGTTGATTAGAAATCTCCTAAACCCTTCGAAACAGAGGAAAACAGGAACATCCTGACTAAGCTGTACCTCTTCAAAGACCGAAATAATCTTTTATGTAAGAATTAGCACATTTATGCTGCATGGTGTAGAATGTCATTTGCTGAATCAGACTGAACATGCATGACaaaatgtgatttaaaaaatTGTTTGCTTCCATCCTCTGGGACAAAAGTTACACTTGGAGTTTGCTGTATAGTTGTACCCTCTGACTATGTATTACTAAGGACCATTACTTTTGCTCTTATTCTACCCATTATTGTCATAAGATTAATCCATTTAGAAAAACTTTACACGTGTAATAACGTTTAGTACATTTTAATACAATTGATGTCAGTAAATTACtaataaaaacaaatacatttattcTAATTAACATGTAAGCATGATGATAGTGAATGGTCCTATTTACAGTGAATACATAACTTTCTTCTCAGTTATTTTCCCTGGCAGGATGGCAGTGCCAAATAGCCTGTCCCAGTGGCTGAAGAAAGGTGCATAGTTACTGTTGGGCTTCTGGTGGTGCATGTCATGAGCTGGTGCTCCTCCTAACAGACCAAATGGTACCAGGTGGTTGAGACCCCATGGCAGGTCGTAGCCTATGTGGTCCTCCACTGACATCCAGATACTGATGATGGTGACGCACCAGGTAGTAAAAGGGTGGCATTTCAGCAGGATGGGGTCCAGGTTGCTCCAGAATCCCACTGTTATCAGTTCTGGAATGCTGAGTTGCTGGGTGTTCCAGGAAAAGGGTGCCATGTATTCATGGTGGATGGCATGGACCCACCGATACAGTTGTGGATGCTTGTGGTGCACAAAGTGCCACATATAGTACTGGGTGTCAAAAAGAAGAAGGGCAGCAAGTCCATCAATGAGAACCTCTACCACAGTTGGAGCACTGGTAGGCAGCGCCACTGAAGGCATTAAGCAGGTCTGAGTCAGCACAGCAGGCAGAACAAAGATCAAGTGGTTATAAACAGCCCTTCCGAAGCTCTTTGCCATCATCCCTATGGTTGGACGTCTCTCTTGCTGGATCTTGTAGTGGTGAATGGAGGGGACCAAGTCTCCCAGGAGGTCTAGTACAGCAAAGGGGAGACTGGAGAAGAAGTAACTGGAGAAGCAGAGTATGacagggaagaagggagaggagatgagaaagtAGTGGTTGAAAAGGAAATAGTCCCATAGAGGCTGAAGAAGCCTATCAGAGGATCTGGAGAAGGTAGGAAGCTGCAAAGGCAGCTGAACCTTGCTAATGTTCAACATCCTGGTTACTCTGGATGCCTGTGGCTGTAATGTGCAGAGAGAAGACATTCTCCCTTTATATAGTGCTGAGCTAAGGACTTGGCTCTCACATCAATGAGACAGCTgtttttttgtaatttttttggTACATACAATTTCAACAATAAGTTCTTTTCTAGTGGATTTTGTTAATCTTCCGGAACACACAAACCTTTCGGCACTGACCAGTTCCAAGTTCGTGACTGCAACACTGTCCTCCCACTGGCAGTTTATCCCAACAGGCCAGTGAGTTAATCAGCTTATTCAAAATGGTAAGTCATATTGTACCAGATACAGGTCCCTGCTTGAGTTAATTATACATGTTACCTATCAACTTAAACTCAATTGCAAAGCATCTTAATTAGTAGAATTTATTAAATTGATAATATCCACAACATTCACTTCTTACATATTTGTATTTCAATTCGAGACCACCATGGTGACCTATTCATATAAAAATGATCAATCATCATTTTGATTCTCAATAGCATTAGTTGAGTCCATGAAATCTGTTATTTTCCATCTGTTCATTGGCCATGTGCTCTTAAATTATTTTAGAAGATTAGTGAGTTTATTTAGTCATAGATTCCAATCGTATGTAATCTTACTTAATCATTATTTTGCATAATCTTACCTCATAATCTGTGGAGCTACTTAATTACGGTCAAGGGAGCAAACCTGTCACAGCTATTCTATCCAGATGCCATGGTCAAACTACCAAGATTTTGTCTAGCCTGCCcacctaaaatacaaaaaacacaGTTCTGAGAAACAGAACACAGTTGCATCCCACTGggtaaaaactggttgaatcataatcgtttccacgtcatttcaacaaaaaTAATGATGTGTTGACATTAAAAatgtttttcaattttcgccaaaaatgacatgcccaaaatctaactgcctgtagcaagAATATGTaaattattgataccatttgaaaggaaaccctTTGacatttgtggaaatgtgaaatgaatgtaggagaatataacacattagatctggtaaaagataatacaaacaaacatgttttcaaaaatgtttttttttgttccatcatctttgaaaaacaagagaaaggccatacgcTCAGATAGGATTTTAGGTGTAATTTAGATGTTGTCCACAAGATGGAAGCAGTGTGGGGTGGagccagttcctacatttgaatacattttttcAAACAAAACTACACTATGTCTGgaaccctcaggatgacaaatcagagcaagattactgaatgtaagtacattatttaccttcagaggtgaatgtatcaaaccggTTGCCatgatgttttgttgttgtgcactatcctcaaacaatagcatggtatttttgttgtcgtaatagctactgtaaatttgaCACTgccgttagattaacaagaattgaagctttctggccagaagacatgtctatgtccctgTTGTTTACAACGTCACTCTAGTCACACTATCGAATATTGAGCAACAACTGTCCCGGTTTAGGGACACCGATCTCGTagatcaacgtggaaaactgatcgGATATGCAAAAAGTCAACGTAAgggaattttgtatttttttcaaacCTAAATCCAATTACACagtgacattttttgttgattttaCATTGAATCcgcattagttgacaactcaaccaaatgtaaatcaaaactaaacGTTGAACTGACgattgtgcccagtgggatggcaCTCATCCTTAAATGATGAGTGGGTTAAGTTGTGAGAGAATTGGAAAAGTGGCAACACTAAAGAGTCAACTATAAATGTAGGGCATTGCATTGATTTTACAAGGCAGTTGGGGAGGCTGTTACAGAGATAAGAAACATAATGGGAGTGTCTGTGATTACAATGAACACAAGCACCAGGGTTACTTGTACTGTGCCGGAGAGTGTTCTGCTGCATGTTCCCACCAGGGCAACAAGGCTGAGTGCTACTCCAGGACCGGGGCTCAATCCTCACAACAATGTTAACACTTCTCACCAATCACATCAGCTGGATAACATTACAATAGTTGATTTATTAGAAATCAATAAGGCATTGATAGAAGGGTTGCTCTTGAATCACACAGAGCAGGCCTGATCAACCTCTGCCATAACGTTAACATGTGGTCTCTGATTATTTCTTTTCGCTGGCAGCCTTCCGTGAAATTGTTTTGTTTGTGTTGGCATACTTGTGTTTATCATTCCTGTAAATGAGAGAAAATAGATTTATGAAAGCACAATTTCATCAggtatgaacaaaaatataatgtattttatttttaaagtaAGATGATGTGTTTAGACATcagtgtgcgtgcgtgtacaCTATAGTACCTGCTCATTTTGACTTTGCTCCTGCAGCCCAgtcctccctcccagtgactggtGTAGGCTCCTCTCGTCATCATGCCTCCACAGCTGACACAGGGCTTCCCATTGCTGTACGGCTACAAGTAAGGACAACAGCAGTTTAGGGTTGGAATCTAGCATATGGATATGCCAATGAAGATGCACTACTCTAGCCATCCAGGCAGCTTACCTGCTCTTTACAGCAGTGACCACAGATCATCCTGGTGGCCAGCTCCATGGGGTGGTCCTGGTCCTCGTCATGACAAACATCACAGGGGTAGGCCCGGCCACAGCATGAGAACCTGAGAGCACACCCATGGGATGTCACTCATCAGCAAAGCTTGCTTTGGAAACAAAAAATGATGTTAAAGAGAAAGAGGTGGCTAAAAACCTGAGCCAGCGATGACTCTGTTTGTAGTGTTTGCAGGATCCCTTCTCAGGTAGTGGTTTCCCCATCTGTATGGCAGGGTCCCTTATGTTACGCCGATAGGTCAGTGAAGAGTCACTGTGGCCTGTACAGTACAGTCAACTATGTATTACAGACAGAATAGCCAAAACAGCTGTTTAACCTTCTTCCATATTTCATCATTAAAATCCTACTATAGGCCTTGTTTCTGACCGGTTTTCTCTTTGCGTGGCGGAATGTACTGGAATCGTGTGCTGTCAACCAGGATGCTGAGTTTGCTGTGACAGTGCTGACAGTTGAACTCCTTGCTCTGGCCATACAAAAGGTTCTGCAGACAAAATAATACACAAAATCAGACTAATCAAATAACAGAACAGACCATCTTAAATCAAAACTTCACCCAGATATAAATACTTTCATCATCATAAGACAAGAATGGAGCAATGTTGGTGACCTTCACAGGTCCCTCTTTTGAGCAGTTGAGGCAGACAATGACCAAATCACAGTCTTGCAGGACCAGGTCCACAGGAGCAGCAGTGCCCAGGTCCAGATAGCCCAGGACGTCACTGTAGTGGTGCAGCATGCTGGGTCTGAAAGCAGCACTGATCCCTGCGTTACACTTCTCACACTGAGCTGTGCAGGGGTTCCTGCCATTTAGAGTCAGGTCTGCTGTCACCTTACACCTGCAAACAACATGCACaggccagacagacacacagttatGTCACATCTCCAAGTCCGATCAACACAAAAATAAATACTGCAGATAAGTTTAATCTTTCCTCCTATAAGCAATATTCCAAGGGGAAAATGTGAGATacagagtaggctacagtagatggcatcagtgaaggACAGTCTGTCTGCTCACCTGCTGCACTGCAGACACACAGTGACCTGTGTGGCGACCACGGTCGCAGTGCCCTCTCCCAGCCTCAGGCCCAGCAGCTTCACCTCTGTTCCTCTGCGGGGCTCACTGAGCTTAATATTCTCCACCTTCCCCTGGTCCTCTTCATCActaacaccaccatcatcattatcatcacagCCAGGGTACAATAGTTTCTTCCACTCATCTTCTCTGCTCTCCTCATCAGTTGCAGTGTGGAGGACAGGGTCAGGCATGTCATCAGCGGCATGCTCTTTGCACACGGTTGCCTGGAGCTGCTGGTATGGCACAAACTGAATTCCGGCCTTTGCTATCTCCATGTCTTTTTTCAGCTGAGGAGAGATTTAAAAGAGAGAAAGGATTAGAACGATGCTGTCAAGTTAAGTAGTTTTAAGGAAATACactaatacaacacagagaatTCATAACATTACCACAGTCTCTCATGGAAAACAGAGGTTACCAGAAGGATATTATACTAAGtagactaacataaatggaactCTGTTTTTATACCAGTCTCGTCTCACCTGCCTGGCTCCCTCAGTGAACAGTCTTTCCATGCTGCGGTCCAACCAGCGAAGGAAGGGCCGGAAGAGCAGCTCCACCTTACCCATCAGCTGATTGGTGGCATGTTTAGCCTGTAGCCATTCCAGTGAGGCTTGTTCAACATACCTATGTGAATaaaaaaacatgagctggcgcacaAAGAGACAATTATTGTATGGAGAGGTGCTGATTAACAGCAAATAAACTATaacctatttaaaaaaaaagttgtgCACACTATATATAAACTCTCAGTAATTTATGGGGTTAAtcaccaacgtttcggcatctCTGTGCCACAATTACTGGGATATATGAACTCAGCTAAAAAAGAAAACATcctttcactgtcaactgcgtttattttcagcaaacttaacatatgtaaatatttgtatgaacataacaagattcaacaactgaggcacactgaacaagtttcacagatatgtgacgaacagaaatggaataatgtgtccctgaacaaagggtggggggggggggcaaaatcaagagtaacagtcagtatctggtgcggccaccagctgcattaagtacgtccgtgcatctcctcctcatggactgcaccagatttgccagttcttgctgtgagatgttaccccactcttccactaaggcaccaagaccctccaatccaacaggtcccagacatgatCAATGGGATtcagatccgggctcttcgctggccatggcagaacactgacattcctgtcttgcaggaaatcacacacagaatgagcagtatggcttggtggcattgtcatgctggagggtcatgtcaggatgagactgcaggaagggtacatgagggaggaggatgtcttccctgtaataaTAAGCTcaatccgatgatgctgtgagaCACCGCtgcagaccatgacggaccctccatctcCAAGTCGATCCCGCTTCAGAGTGCAGGCCTCGGTGAGAGTACAACGCTAACTTCTTCGACGATAAACGTAAactcgaccatcacccctggtgagacaaaaccgcgactcgtcagtgaagagcactttttgccagtcctgtctggaccagcgatggtgggtttgtgcccataggcgacgttgttgccggtgaggtctggtgaggacctgccttacaacaggcctacaagcccacagtccagcctctctcagccaattgtgaacagtctgagcactgatggagggattgtgcgttcctggtgtaactcgggcagttgttgtgcCATCCTgtgcctgtcccgcaggtgtgacgttcagatgtaccgatcctgtaccgatcctgtgtctcacagtacagacattgcaatttattgccctggccacatctgcagtcctcatgcctccttgcagcatgcctaaggcacgttcacacagatgagcagggaccctgggcatctttcttttggtgttattcagaatcagtagaaaggcctctttagtgtcctaagttttcacaactgtgaccttaattgcctaccgtctgtaagctattCGTGCCTttacgaccgttccacaggtggatgttgattaattgtttatggttcattgaacaagcatgggaaacagtgtttacaccctttacaataaagatctggaagttatttggatttttacgaattatctttgaaagacagggtcctgaaaaagggacatacACATaccacacagttgaagtcggaagtttacatataccttagccaaatacatttaaactcagttttcacaattcctaacatttaatcatAGAAAAGATGTCCTGTCtagggtcagttaggatcaccactttactttaagaatgtgaaatgtcagaatagtagtaaagagaattatttatttcagcgtttGTTTTTATTAtattactttcatcacattcccaggtggtcagaagtttacatatactcgaatagtatttggtagcattgcctttaaattgttttatctagggtcaaatgtttcgggtagccttcccacgataagttgggtgaattttgtctcattcctcctgacagagctggtgtaactgtgtcagcttgtaggcctccttgctcgcacgtgcttttttcagttctgcctaaaaatattctataggattgagatcatggctttgtgctggccactccaacaccttgactttgttgtccttaagccattttgccacaactttggaagtatgcttggggtcattgtccataaagcgaccaagctttaacttcctgactaatgtcttgagatgttgtttcaatatatccacataatttgccatcctcatgatgccatccattttgtgaattgcactcgtccctcctgcagcaaagcaccccccacaccATAATGCTtcccccccatgcttcacagttgggatggtgttcttcggcgtgcaagcctcccccttttcctccaaacataacgatggtcattatggccaaacagatcaatttttgtttcatcagaccagaggaccttttctccaaaatgtatgatctttgtccccatgtgcagttgcaaactgtagtctggcatctttatggcgattttggagcagtggcctttcaggttatgtcgatattggactcgttttactttggatatagatacttttgtatccgtttcctccagcatcttcacaaggccctttgctgttgttctgggattgatttgcacttttcgtaccaaagtacgttcatctctaggagacagaacgcatctcctttctgagcggtatgacggctgagtcgtcccatggtgtttatacttgcatactattgtttgtataggtgaacttggtaccttcaggtgtttggacatttctcccaaggaagaaccagacttgtgcaggtctacaattttttttcggAGGTCTTGGCCGATTTCTTTAATTTTCCCATGAGGTCAAGCAAAGAGGCCACTGAGTTTTAAGTTAGGCCttggaatacatccacaggtacacctccaattgactcacattatgtcaattagcccatcagaagcttctaaagccatgacatcatttttgggaattttctaagctgtttaaaggcacagtcaacttagtgtatgtaaacttctgacccactggaattgtgatacagtgaattgtaagtgaaataatctgtctgtaaacgattgttggaaaaattacttgtgtcatgcacaaagtagatgtcctaaccgacttgccaaaactatagtttgttaacaagaaatttgtggagtggttgaaaaacgagttttaatgactccaacctaagtgtatgtaaacttccgacttcaactgatatagatatagataaaaaagccattgaaaataaaataaagtttCTCTCACCTTCCCATAACTGATGGCAAGTCCTGGTCCAGTGGTATATCTAATGTAAATACCTAGAGAAAAAAAGAAATGTACACCTTTAGTCTTAGCTCTAGACACAATAGGATTATAATCAAACAGATGAGATTTGTAGGTCAAAGATTTTAAGTTTACCTCTTGTGGGTACTTTTCCGGAAAGCTCACCATTATGTCAACGTCTTTCAAGTCAAAAGGCTGTAAAACAGTATAAGGAGTGAGTCAGCATGTTTTTATGCACAATTTTCCATGTTGTAACATTCCTATGATGTTCATAAAACTATATCATAGTAGAAATGATAAAAGACAATGGCCTTTGAGGCCTTGTATTGTGGCTTGGAATAATGCAGACAATGTTTACCCAGTCTGGATCAGTGGGCTGTACTGTGGCTCGGTAGAAGGTGACTTGGCCGTCGCTCCGTTCCTGCACAATAAGCTGTTCTTTAGGAAAACGCTTTATCAGCTGCTTGATCTCAGTGTCCCGTAGCTGTTTGGTGATATTGTCAGTCAGGTCACTCAATTTGACCACCTGAAGGGCACTGGGAGGGGGGGCATGGGGCACCCTGGGCCTGCCTCCATCTCTTACAGGCTGGTCGTCAACTAGAGGAAACTGTGGTGGGTGCCAGTAGTGACATCTATCTTCCATGGTGCAGCACCCAGATAGAAAATAGCGACAGGGCCGGCGATTGTTGGCCCTCTCAACTCTGGTTGGAGCAGCCCTTGGTTTAGATGGCAGCCTGTGGCCTACATCTCCATGGCTGTCAACCACTGGATTCTGCAGTGTGATTCCAGGGTGGCTGTGAGGGCCTGTCCCTCTTTGGTTCTCCTGTTCTGACCTTTGCTTTGTCCAGTTATCTCCCTTCCCCTGGGTGAGGGTGGTGGAATCTCCTCTTTGATGGAGGAAGCGACACTTCCTCCCAAAGTTACAGTGCCGTCCCTGTGAGTAGAAACGACACAGCTGGACTTGAGGGCCACCATGTGCGGGTTGATTCCTGTTCTCTTCCTCAttgtgacacagagagacagaatcccCATTGCTCTCTGGTGATACCTATAGAAAATAACTCTTGTTATGACATTCATGAAAACGTGCAGGGAGTACAAAGTAGGAAACACTGAAAAGACTATCACTGAAACAAGAAAATACAAAATGTAGTTTTGTTATTAGAGAATACCGTGATTGACACAATAAGATAAATCCGTCTCTCACTCGTGTATTGACACAAATATCCTGTCATTCATCCTTATGaactacatacagtgcattcagaaagtattcacaccccttgactatttccacatcttgttatattacagccttattctaaaatagatt from Oncorhynchus masou masou isolate Uvic2021 chromosome 22, UVic_Omas_1.1, whole genome shotgun sequence harbors:
- the kti12 gene encoding protein KTI12 homolog isoform X2, encoding MPLIVMCGFPCSGKTRRAVELQEYFERNTERKVHNVGDGTLGIEKNAVYADSQNEKNVRGSLRAEAERRINKEDIVILDSLNYIKGYRYELFCLIKHTQTPHCLVYCLTSAEVSSTWNTERDVEEQYTQEILDALVLRFETPDSRNRWDSPLFTIQKEDTLPFEAISDAIFKRKAPPPNQSTQSQPLSSTNFLYELDKVTQDVLMAILNSQKTSVPGDLIAVPGATEKIELTRSLNMAELRKLRRQFISYTKMHPTENIGHIANIGCIEVALLV
- the kti12 gene encoding protein KTI12 homolog isoform X1 translates to MPLIVMCGFPCSGKTRRAVELQEYFERNTERKVHNVGDGTLGIEKNAVYADSQNEKNVRGSLRAEAERRINKEDIVILDSLNYIKGYRYELFCLIKHTQTPHCLVYCLTSAEVSSTWNTERDVEEQYTQEILDALVLRFETPDSRNRWDSPLFTIQKEDTLPFEAISDAIFKRKAPPPNQSTQSQPLSSTNFLYELDKVTQDVLMAILNSQKTSVPGDLIAVPGATEKIELTRSLNMAELRKLRRQFISYTKMHPTENIGHIANMFVQYLNKSIH
- the LOC135509342 gene encoding cholesterol 25-hydroxylase-like protein 1, member 1 translates to MSSLCTLQPQASRVTRMLNISKVQLPLQLPTFSRSSDRLLQPLWDYFLFNHYFLISSPFFPVILCFSSYFFSSLPFAVLDLLGDLVPSIHHYKIQQERRPTIGMMAKSFGRAVYNHLIFVLPAVLTQTCLMPSVALPTSAPTVVEVLIDGLAALLLFDTQYYMWHFVHHKHPQLYRWVHAIHHEYMAPFSWNTQQLSIPELITVGFWSNLDPILLKCHPFTTWCVTIISIWMSVEDHIGYDLPWGLNHLVPFGLLGGAPAHDMHHQKPNSNYAPFFSHWDRLFGTAILPGKITEKKVMYSL
- the si:dkey-24l11.2 gene encoding uncharacterized protein si:dkey-24l11.2: MERSPVNSVEVSPESNGDSVSLCHNEEENRNQPAHGGPQVQLCRFYSQGRHCNFGRKCRFLHQRGDSTTLTQGKGDNWTKQRSEQENQRGTGPHSHPGITLQNPVVDSHGDVGHRLPSKPRAAPTRVERANNRRPCRYFLSGCCTMEDRCHYWHPPQFPLVDDQPVRDGGRPRVPHAPPPSALQVVKLSDLTDNITKQLRDTEIKQLIKRFPKEQLIVQERSDGQVTFYRATVQPTDPDWPFDLKDVDIMVSFPEKYPQEVFTLDIPLDQDLPSVMGRYVEQASLEWLQAKHATNQLMGKVELLFRPFLRWLDRSMERLFTEGARQLKKDMEIAKAGIQFVPYQQLQATVCKEHAADDMPDPVLHTATDEESREDEWKKLLYPGCDDNDDGGVSDEEDQGKVENIKLSEPRRGTEVKLLGLRLGEGTATVVATQVTVCLQCSRCKVTADLTLNGRNPCTAQCEKCNAGISAAFRPSMLHHYSDVLGYLDLGTAAPVDLVLQDCDLVIVCLNCSKEGPVKNLLYGQSKEFNCQHCHSKLSILVDSTRFQYIPPRKEKTGHSDSSLTYRRNIRDPAIQMGKPLPEKGSCKHYKQSHRWLRFSCCGRAYPCDVCHDEDQDHPMELATRMICGHCCKEQPYSNGKPCVSCGGMMTRGAYTSHWEGGLGCRSKVKMSRNDKHKYANTNKTISRKAASEKK